A single genomic interval of Magnetococcales bacterium harbors:
- the nirJ gene encoding heme d1 biosynthesis radical SAM protein NirJ, whose protein sequence is MFRLTRFMRRLMQPGTTDRPGRPSAPKRPAGPVVVWNLLRRCNLSCAHCYAASANKTFHGELSLREMFQVLDDLKVCNVPALILSGGEPLLHPDLFTIAERARALGFYVGLSSNGTLMDTEKARRIAEAGFHYVGVSLDGLRTNHDRMRGVDGAFDQSLEGIRNCRDQGVKVGLRFTPTRENAADLPGLFQLMTEEKLDRFYLSHWNYAGRGWANRDTDADHQAIRQTMDWLFSLSHDDLQSGTAREIVTGNNDADGVYFLFWVRNHWPHLVHRAEKMLRQWGGNASGVGIANIDERGEVHPDIFWRHHSLGNVRNRPFSAIWQDNDDPILAQLRQKPRPVKGRCHGCHYLSICGGNTRVRACQSTGDPWNEDPGCYLTDGEIVGDLRI, encoded by the coding sequence ATGTTCCGGCTGACCCGATTCATGCGTCGTCTGATGCAACCCGGCACCACGGATCGACCAGGACGTCCTTCCGCTCCAAAACGTCCCGCCGGCCCGGTGGTCGTGTGGAATTTGCTGCGACGATGCAATCTTTCCTGCGCGCATTGTTACGCCGCATCGGCCAACAAAACATTTCATGGAGAACTCTCCCTGCGCGAAATGTTCCAGGTGCTTGACGATTTGAAGGTTTGCAACGTACCCGCCCTGATCCTCTCCGGCGGGGAACCCCTGTTGCATCCGGACCTGTTCACCATTGCCGAACGGGCAAGGGCCTTGGGATTCTACGTCGGACTGTCAAGCAATGGTACGTTGATGGACACGGAAAAGGCCAGACGCATCGCCGAGGCTGGGTTTCATTATGTCGGCGTCAGCCTGGATGGCCTGAGGACCAATCATGACCGGATGCGTGGTGTGGATGGAGCATTCGACCAATCCCTGGAAGGAATCCGCAATTGCCGCGATCAGGGCGTCAAGGTGGGATTGCGTTTCACCCCGACCAGGGAGAATGCCGCCGATTTGCCGGGATTGTTTCAATTGATGACCGAGGAAAAACTGGACCGGTTTTACCTTTCCCACTGGAACTATGCCGGACGGGGATGGGCCAACCGCGACACCGACGCCGACCACCAGGCCATCCGACAGACCATGGACTGGTTGTTTTCGCTGAGTCATGACGATCTCCAGTCGGGGACGGCGCGTGAAATCGTCACCGGCAACAATGATGCGGATGGGGTCTATTTTCTGTTTTGGGTGCGGAATCATTGGCCCCACCTGGTACATCGGGCGGAAAAAATGTTGCGCCAGTGGGGAGGCAATGCGTCGGGGGTCGGAATCGCCAACATCGATGAACGGGGAGAGGTCCATCCGGACATTTTCTGGCGTCACCACAGTCTGGGCAATGTGCGCAATCGTCCTTTTTCCGCAATCTGGCAGGACAACGACGACCCCATTCTGGCACAACTGCGCCAGAAACCCAGGCCGGTCAAAGGACGTTGTCACGGTTGCCATTATCTGTCCATCTGCGGTGGCAACACGCGGGTCAGGGCCTGCCAATCGACAGGCGACCCATGGAACGAAGATCCCGGTTGTTACCTTACGGATGGAGAAATCGTCGGAGACTTGAGGATATGA
- a CDS encoding Lrp/AsnC family transcriptional regulator, which produces MDPFAIRIINHLQNDFPLDPHPFAVVAAHLHMDEVFLIEKLTGLLHDGYLTRFGPFFNTELMGGGLTLAAMRVPSQDFDTVATLVNAQPEIAHNYARDHELNMWFVVATEHEHEIRAVLTRLESLTGLAVFDLPKLHEFRLGFQVHLDDDGHIDTRPLPVRDITSPATAKPDAIDHAIITATQTGLPLVSEPYRVVAETIGLTTTTLLDRLQRMIARGWIRRIGAATNHYRLGLTGNGMSVWDVPDDKVAALGKLIGTLDFVTHCYIRPRHRPTWPYNLFVMVHGPDHDAVATKVSSLAEILGNDHQGYQVLHSTRILKKTGLRIQSPRKTSSCSG; this is translated from the coding sequence ATGGATCCATTCGCCATCCGTATCATCAATCATCTGCAAAATGATTTTCCCCTTGATCCCCATCCCTTTGCCGTCGTTGCCGCCCATCTGCACATGGACGAAGTATTCCTGATCGAAAAACTGACTGGGCTGCTTCACGACGGATACCTGACCCGTTTCGGTCCATTTTTCAATACGGAGCTCATGGGAGGCGGCCTTACCCTGGCGGCCATGCGCGTCCCGTCCCAGGATTTTGACACCGTAGCCACCCTGGTCAACGCCCAACCCGAAATTGCCCACAACTATGCCCGTGATCACGAACTCAACATGTGGTTCGTCGTGGCCACGGAACATGAACATGAAATCAGGGCAGTCCTGACCCGCCTGGAATCCCTGACCGGCCTTGCCGTGTTCGACCTGCCCAAACTGCACGAATTTCGTCTGGGCTTTCAGGTACATCTCGACGACGATGGCCATATCGACACCCGTCCCCTGCCCGTCAGGGACATCACGTCTCCTGCCACGGCAAAACCCGATGCCATCGACCATGCCATCATCACCGCCACGCAAACAGGCCTTCCTTTGGTTTCCGAACCCTATCGGGTCGTCGCGGAAACGATCGGTTTGACGACCACAACACTTCTGGACCGGCTGCAAAGGATGATCGCCCGCGGCTGGATCCGACGAATCGGCGCCGCAACCAACCATTATCGTCTGGGGTTGACAGGTAACGGCATGTCGGTCTGGGACGTGCCGGACGACAAGGTTGCCGCGCTTGGCAAACTCATTGGAACGCTCGATTTTGTGACCCATTGTTATATACGACCACGCCATCGGCCCACATGGCCATACAACCTGTTCGTCATGGTTCATGGACCCGACCACGACGCCGTGGCGACCAAGGTATCGTCATTGGCAGAGATCCTCGGAAATGATCACCAGGGATACCAGGTATTGCACAGCACACGCATTCTCAAAAAGACCGGCCTGCGCATCCAATCCCCGAGAAAGACTTCATCATGTTCCGGCTGA